A window from Rana temporaria chromosome 8, aRanTem1.1, whole genome shotgun sequence encodes these proteins:
- the LOC120910689 gene encoding interferon-induced protein with tetratricopeptide repeats 1-like encodes MSDILKNSLMDRLLKLQCHFTWDLHGEDVDIDNVEERVNDQLVYLPNALKHRMYNLLAYLKHLKGDHEETMIQLQKAETQIQESSIAEDADDKKTVMYGNFAWVFYHQNQFNNSLTFVEKVETILKQYESPPEKNALLLDIYGEQGWTYLSFAGKYYQLAAECFEKALELDPEDPELNSGHAMAVYRIEGFRLSSNTGGKSFPLLERAVRLNPRDTVVKVLFALKYLEMNNYDQGDILIEQALQEQPESPYVLRYVATYYRRKGQIKEAIAILKKVLSLTPTSSNVYFQLGKCYKKFIRKPPQEQQNAEAIANAIFYSEKAVELNRSSVPAHILLASVYMKADKHQKAKEEFDKTLTMNDMWPEQKQELHFYWAKYLKHSRKSEAVRHFKEVIKIQNQTWYREIAIKELQELAEPI; translated from the exons ATGAG TGACATCTTAAAGAATTCCTTGATGGATCGTCTACTGAAACTTCAATGCCATTTTACTTGGGACCTGCATGGAGAAGATGTAGACATTGATAATGTGGAAGAAAGGGTAAATGACCAGCTTGTGTATTTACCAAATGCACTCAAACACAGGATGTATAACCTCCTGGCTTACCTAAAGCATCTCAAAGGAGACCATGAGGAAACCATGATCCAGCTCCAAAAAGCTGAGACACAGATCCAAGAATCCAGTATAGCAGAAGACGCAGATGATAAGAAAACTGTCATGTATGGTAACTTTGCTTGGGTTTTCTACCACCAGAACCAGTTTAACAACAGTTTAACCTTTGTTGAAAAGGTGGAGACCATTTTAAAGCAATATGAGTCTCCTCCAGAGAAAAACGCTCTTCTGTTAGATATATATGGTGAACAAGGCTGGACTTACTTATCCTTTGCAGGAAAATACTATCAATTGGCTGCTGAGTGCTTTGAAAAAGCTCTAGAACTTGACCCAGAAGATCCGGAATTGAATTCAGGCCATGCAATGGCTGTGTATAGAATTGAAGGTTTCAGGTTAAGCAGCAACACAGGGGGCAAATCTTTTCCACTCTTGGAACGAGCTGTTAGATTAAATCCCAGAGATACAGTGGTGAAGGTTCTCTTTGCCTTGAAATATCTAGAGATGAATAACTATGATCAAGGAGATATTTTAATAGAACAAGCTCTACAAGAACAACCAGAATCTCCTTATGTTCTTCGATATGTGGCAACATATTACAGAAGAAAAGGacagataaaggaagctattgcaATACTGAAGAAAGTTCTCAGTTTAACGCCTACCTCCAGCAATGTTTACTTTCAACTTGGCAAGTGTTATAAAAAATTTATAAGAAAGCCCCCTCAAGAGCAGCAAAACGCTGAAgccattgcaaatgcaatattttactcGGAAAAGGCTGTCGAACTAAACAGGTCATCTGTGCCAGCTCACATTTTATTGGCTAGTGTATACATGAAAGCTGATAAACACCAAAAGGCAAAAGAAGAATTTGACAAAACTCTGACCATGAATGATATGTGGCCTgaacagaaacaagagctccattTCTACTGggcaaaatatttaaaacattctAGAAAGTCTGAAGCAGTAAGGCATTTTAAGGAAGTGATAAAGATCCAAAATCAAACATGGTATCGGGAAATTGCCATAAAAGAACTCCAAGAACTTGCTGAAcccatatag